From Candidatus Cloacimonadota bacterium, one genomic window encodes:
- the ssb gene encoding single-stranded DNA-binding protein encodes MNKKAPSLNRISLAGNIVRDPEVRHVGSKKTAVTNITIANNRSYLDKDKNWQEETTYVETEIWGRQAEKVEEKCKKGDPVIIEGSLKNSNWKDKDGNSHSKLLVKVDKVHILQNS; translated from the coding sequence ATGAATAAGAAAGCACCGAGCTTGAATAGAATTAGTTTGGCTGGTAATATTGTCAGAGACCCGGAAGTCCGTCATGTTGGCTCGAAGAAAACTGCTGTTACGAATATCACAATCGCAAATAATCGTTCTTATCTCGACAAAGATAAAAATTGGCAGGAAGAAACTACGTATGTTGAGACTGAAATTTGGGGCAGACAAGCGGAAAAAGTTGAAGAGAAATGTAAAAAAGGCGATCCTGTAATCATTGAGGGTTCTTTGAAAAATAGCAATTGGAAAGACAAAGACGGTAACTCACACTCGAAATTACTTGTCAAAGTTGATAAGGTACATATCTTACAGAATTCATAA